The sequence GGCTGTCGCCGAGGGCAACACCCTCGCCATGGGGCCGGAGTTCGGCTCGGATGACGACTTCGCGGAACGGTTGGAGCTGGCACAAAATGGCGAGCTGCCCGGTGGCGGCGGGCTGGTCTTCCCCGGCCGGCGCATGGTGGCGCTTTACGGCCACCCGTCCGGGCCGGACCTGGGCGCGCTGGGCGAGCAGTCGCCGGAAGAATCCGTCGACCGCCTCAAGGGGCTCATCGCGGATTACGAGAAGGACACCGACTGGCCGGTGATGCCGGCGTTCGAGATCATCGCCACGATCGCCTCCGGTGACCCGGGCCCCGACGGCGATTTCTCCAACGAGACGGATCCGAAGGAGCTCGAGCCGTATATCGACGCGGTGACCGAGGCCGGCGGCTACGCCTACATCGACCTGCAGCCGGGGCGCGCCCGGCTTATCGATCAAGCCAAGCGCTATGAGGATCTGCTGCGCCGCCCGAACGTCGGCCTGGCCCTCGATCCGGAGTGGAAGATTGGGCCCGATGAGCAGCCGCTGGAAAACGTCGGCCACGTCGACGCCGAGGAGATCAACGAGGTCAGCGACTGGCTGTCGGGTCTGGTGCGGGAAGAAAAGGTGCCGCAGAAGGGCCTTATTATTCACCAGTTCCAGCTGCAGATGATCCGCAACCGCGAAAACGTCAACACCGACCACCCGGAGCTTGCCTTCGTACTCCACGCCGACGGTCACGGCGACCCGGACACGAAGTTCGGCACGTGGGACGTGGTGCGCAAAGGCCTGTCGCCGGATTACTTCATGGCGTGGAAGAACTTCTTCGACGAAGACGAGCCGATGTTCACCCCGGAGCAGACCTACGGCATCGACCCGCGCCCGTGGTTCGTTTCCTACCAGTAGGGCACCGGATGCCGGTCGTCAGCTATTCAGGCGCCTCTCAGTATGATGGGCGTCATGCGTTTAGCTCGTATTGCTCACACTGAAGGTATTTGTTTCGCCATCATCGAAAAAAGCGATGATGGCTCTTTGATTGCTAAGGAAATTTCCGGCACCCCGTTTACCCCGCCGGAGCCCACTGGCCGCGAGTGGCCGGTGGACGACGTGCGTCTGCTGTCGCCGTCGCTGCCCACCAAGGTGGTCGCCCTCGGGCGTAACTACGCGGACCACGTCGAGGAGGTCTTCAAGCAGAGTTCGGACTCGCTGCCGCCGACGTTCTTCCTCAAGCCGTCGTCTGCGGTCGTCGGTCCGGGCGCGGCCATTAAGATCCCCGACTTCGCCAAGAAGGTGGAGTTCGAAGGTGAGCTGGCCGTCATCATTAAGAAGGTCTCGAAGAACATCCGCGCGGAGAACTGGCGGGATCACGTACTGGGCTACACCATCTGCAACGACGTCTCCTCCCGCGAGCTGCAGCACTCGGACGGGCAGTGGACCCGCGGCAAGGGCATCGACACGTTCTGCCCGCTCGGGCCGTGGATCGAGACCGACCTGGACACCGTGAACCTGGACGATCAGAAGATCAACGCCTACCTCACCCACGATGGGGAGCGGGAGCAAAAGCAGGACTCCAACACGAACCTGATGATCATCAAGATGGGCGAGATCCTGGAGAAGATTTCGGCCTCGATGACGCTATTGCCTGGCGATGTCATCACCACCGGTTCGCCGGCCGGCACCGCCGAGATGGTTCCGGGGGATACGATCGAGATCGAGATTCCGGGCATCGGCACGCTCAGCAACCCGGTAGCGGAAGCCTAACTCGCTGCTTCAGCTCCCGGGAAACCCGGAAAACCGGAACTCGGGAAATCCGGGTGGCTAAAGCCCGAGCGAGGTGAGGATCGTCCGCAGCTTCGCGGTCGTTTCCTTCAGCTCGCCGTCGGGGTCAGAATCGGCGACGATGCCGCCGCCCGCCCACGTGCGGGCGTGCCGCCAGTCGGCCGCGACTTCTGCGCAGCGGATTGCCACCATGTATTCACCGTCGCCGGAGCTGTCGCACCAGCCCACCGCGCCGGCGTAGAACCCGCGGTCCGATTCCGCGGTCTGGATGAGCGCCTCGGCCGCCGCCGCGGGGGTGCCGCAGATGGCGGGGGTGGGGTGGACGTCCATCGCCAGTTCCAGGGCGGTGATGGAGGAATCCCGCAACGTGCCCGTGATAGGGGTGCCCAGGTGCCACATCTCAGTTGTCGAGGTCAGCTGCGGTGTGTCCGGGATGTCCAACTCCGCGCACAGGGGTGCGAGCACTCGGCGTAGGTGTTCTACGACGAAGCGGTGCTCGGACTGATCCTTTGCGGAACCGCGCAGGCTGTCGGCTGCGGCGTGGTCGGCGGTCGGATCGCTCGAGCGCGGCGCGGAGCCGGCGAGCGGGAACGCGGACACGGTGCGGCCCTCGCGTTTGATGAGCACCTCCGGCGAGGAACCGACGAGGCTTGCGCCGTCGCGGCCGGCGGGGGAGAGGTCCGCCAAAAAGCCGTCGCGGTTGGCGGACTTATCGATGAGCCGTGCAGCAATCACTCGCGGATCTACTGCCTCGGTGAACTCCACGTCGACGGCGCGGGCCAGCACGACCTTTTCCAAGGTGGACGAGCGGATAGTGCTAATGGCGGCCTCCACCCGGCGCAGGTGCTCCGCCGGGTCCGGGTCCATGCCGGTGATGGCCGCGCGCACGCCGCGGCCGCGGAAGTGGGCGGGCGGCTCCAGCGGCCCGGGCTCGCGCTGCACCTCGACCGGCTGGGTGAGCGCCGCCTTGTCGTCGCTGTTGAACGGGAGGGCGCCGACGACCATGTCGGCTTCCCCGCACTTGAGCGCTGCGGCCGCGGCGTGGGCATCGGTAAACGTCCGTGCCGCGCCGAAAGCGCGCACTGATCCCGTGGACCGGGACAGCAGGAAGTCGGGCGCCGTGTGCGGCCTGTCAGCAAACATGTGTCCCAAGTTTACTAACGCCGCGCTGCGGCGCCGCACTGCGGCCGCCTGTCCGAGCCCGTGGCGAAAGCACGGGCGCGACTGAAAAGCGGGCCGGGGCGCTTGTCTACCATGGTGAGCATGTCTGAAGTACGCGTACGTTTTTGTCCCTCACCCACCGGAACGCCCCACGTGGGCATGGTTCGCACCGCCCTGTTCAACTGGGCCTATGCCCGCCATACCGGCGGCACCTTCGTCTTCCGCATCGAAGATACCGACGCCGCCCGCGACTCCGAGGAGTCCTACCAGGCCATCATCGACTCCCTCGAGTGGCTCGGCATGAAGTGGGACGAAGGCATCAACGTCGGCGGTCCGCACGAGCCGTATCGTCAGTCCCAGCGTTCGGACATCTACACCGAGGTGCTGAACAAGCTTATCGATGCCGACTTGGTCTACCCCGCGTACTCCACCGCGGAGGAGGTCGAGGAGCGGCACAAAGCGGCTGGCCGCGACCCGAAGCTCGGCTACGACAACTTCGACCGCGACCTCACCGACGAGCAGAAGAAGGCCTTCGAGGCCGAAGGCCGCAAGCCGGTGTGGCGCCTGAAGATGCCGGACAAGGACTGGACCTGGACCGACCTGGTGCGCGGGGAGATGACCTTCAAGTCGGAAACCCAGCCGGATTACGTCGTGGCGCGCTCCAACGGCCAGCCGCTGTACACGTTGGTCAACCCGGTCGATGACGCCCTGATGGGCATCACTCACGTGCTGCGTGGCGAGGATCTGCTCTCTTCCACGCCGCGCCAGCTCGCCCTGTACGAGGCGCTGCAGCAGATCGGCGTGACCGACTACACGCCGCAGTTTGCCCACCTGCCGTTCGTCATGGGGCAGGGCAACAAGAAGCTGTCGAAGCGCGATCCGGAATCCAACCTGTTCAACCACCGCGACAACGGCATCATCCCTGAAGGCATGATCAACTACCTCGCGCTGTTGGGCTGGTCGCTCTCCGCCGACCGCGACATTTTCAGCGCGGAGGAGCTGGTAGAAAACTTCGACGTCGCCGACGTGCTCGGCAACCCGGCCCGCTTTGACCAGAAGAAGCTGGAAGCCATCAACGCCGACCACATCCGCCAGCTCGATCCGGCGGACTTCCGCGACCGGCTGCGGGCGTACCTCACCGAGCACACCGACTTCCCGGCTGACTACGACGCCGAGAAGTTCGCGGTGGCCGCCGACCTGGTGCAAACGCGCATTAAGACCCTGTCGGAGGCCTATGACCTCCTCAAGTTCCTCGTCATCCCAGACGACGAGTTGACCATCGACGAGAAGTCGGGCCGGAAGAACCTCAAGGAAGAGGCCATCCAGTCGCTTGAGGTGGGCATCGAGACACTGGAGGGCGTCGACGAGTGGAAGACCGACGCCATCGAGGCCGCGCTATCCAAGGCGCTCATTGAAGACCTCGGGCTCAAGCCGCGCAAGGCCTACGGCGCCCTGCGCGTCGGTACCACCGGCGCGGCCGTCTCGCCGCCGCTGTTCGAGTCCATGGAGCTGCTTGGCCGTGAGTCCACCCTGAAGCGTCTGCGCGCTGCGCGCGAGCAGACGCCGTGGCAGTCCGCGGAGTAGCCCGGCCGAGGCCGCTCAGAACGCTGTTTTGGGCGGCGTCCGGCTACGCCCGCGCGGGCGAATCACAGCGGCGTAAGAACGATCGCTTTAGACGCGTTTAAAACGGTCGAAAAATGCGGTGTGCGCTGGCGATTTGTTTCATGTACGTCGCATCATTATAGTTATTAATCGTTGCACAGAGCGGCACGGACAAAGAACAGAAAAGTTCTTCTTCCGGAAAGTTCAAAGCAACAAGTGGCCTATGGTGTAATTGGCAACACAGCGGTTTCTGGTACCGCCATTCTAGGTTCGAGTCCTGGTAGGCCAGCAGCGAAACATAGAAATATGTGACGCTAGTTCTATGCCCCGTTCGTCTAGCGGCCTAGGACGCCGGCCTCTCACGCCGGTAACACGGGTTCAAATCCCGTACGGGGTACCACATACAACCCGCACCGTATTACACGGTGCGGGTTTTCGCATATTGGCCGCTGGGAGAGAAAAGGTTAGCGCACGCGCTTTCCTCCCAACCACACGCCGTCGATGTTGCGCGTGCGCGAGATATCGGTCAGCGGGTTGCCGTTGATG is a genomic window of Corynebacterium massiliense DSM 45435 containing:
- a CDS encoding cell wall-binding repeat-containing protein — protein: MNPQKSRMFRPVATTLVGVVAAGALVACNATDDGGNGNGSGGSGVSAAAKKSFDRGVAKQDIDKPELVSQADPAGTAAAERFYSEADSVVVAGPDPVAHQTAALQAVKDGVPLFIAGESGEGTDDKDIAEQIDRLGAKKVKVFGEVKDEALGKAKRDDQKIPDDAAVDKKNPFKDLDAVAEGETPNDNATHVLATPKAGLAAIATARAAGADTEVLTVGDPRATSHSMKAVAEGNTLAMGPEFGSDDDFAERLELAQNGELPGGGGLVFPGRRMVALYGHPSGPDLGALGEQSPEESVDRLKGLIADYEKDTDWPVMPAFEIIATIASGDPGPDGDFSNETDPKELEPYIDAVTEAGGYAYIDLQPGRARLIDQAKRYEDLLRRPNVGLALDPEWKIGPDEQPLENVGHVDAEEINEVSDWLSGLVREEKVPQKGLIIHQFQLQMIRNRENVNTDHPELAFVLHADGHGDPDTKFGTWDVVRKGLSPDYFMAWKNFFDEDEPMFTPEQTYGIDPRPWFVSYQ
- a CDS encoding fumarylacetoacetate hydrolase family protein translates to MRLARIAHTEGICFAIIEKSDDGSLIAKEISGTPFTPPEPTGREWPVDDVRLLSPSLPTKVVALGRNYADHVEEVFKQSSDSLPPTFFLKPSSAVVGPGAAIKIPDFAKKVEFEGELAVIIKKVSKNIRAENWRDHVLGYTICNDVSSRELQHSDGQWTRGKGIDTFCPLGPWIETDLDTVNLDDQKINAYLTHDGEREQKQDSNTNLMIIKMGEILEKISASMTLLPGDVITTGSPAGTAEMVPGDTIEIEIPGIGTLSNPVAEA
- a CDS encoding isochorismate synthase — its product is MFADRPHTAPDFLLSRSTGSVRAFGAARTFTDAHAAAAALKCGEADMVVGALPFNSDDKAALTQPVEVQREPGPLEPPAHFRGRGVRAAITGMDPDPAEHLRRVEAAISTIRSSTLEKVVLARAVDVEFTEAVDPRVIAARLIDKSANRDGFLADLSPAGRDGASLVGSSPEVLIKREGRTVSAFPLAGSAPRSSDPTADHAAADSLRGSAKDQSEHRFVVEHLRRVLAPLCAELDIPDTPQLTSTTEMWHLGTPITGTLRDSSITALELAMDVHPTPAICGTPAAAAEALIQTAESDRGFYAGAVGWCDSSGDGEYMVAIRCAEVAADWRHARTWAGGGIVADSDPDGELKETTAKLRTILTSLGL
- the gltX gene encoding glutamate--tRNA ligase; the encoded protein is MVSMSEVRVRFCPSPTGTPHVGMVRTALFNWAYARHTGGTFVFRIEDTDAARDSEESYQAIIDSLEWLGMKWDEGINVGGPHEPYRQSQRSDIYTEVLNKLIDADLVYPAYSTAEEVEERHKAAGRDPKLGYDNFDRDLTDEQKKAFEAEGRKPVWRLKMPDKDWTWTDLVRGEMTFKSETQPDYVVARSNGQPLYTLVNPVDDALMGITHVLRGEDLLSSTPRQLALYEALQQIGVTDYTPQFAHLPFVMGQGNKKLSKRDPESNLFNHRDNGIIPEGMINYLALLGWSLSADRDIFSAEELVENFDVADVLGNPARFDQKKLEAINADHIRQLDPADFRDRLRAYLTEHTDFPADYDAEKFAVAADLVQTRIKTLSEAYDLLKFLVIPDDELTIDEKSGRKNLKEEAIQSLEVGIETLEGVDEWKTDAIEAALSKALIEDLGLKPRKAYGALRVGTTGAAVSPPLFESMELLGRESTLKRLRAAREQTPWQSAE